A window of the Physeter macrocephalus isolate SW-GA unplaced genomic scaffold, ASM283717v5 random_110, whole genome shotgun sequence genome harbors these coding sequences:
- the EIF3D gene encoding eukaryotic translation initiation factor 3 subunit D isoform X3: MAKFMTPVIQDNPSGWGPCAVPEQFRDMPYQPFSKGDRLGKVADWTGATYQDKRYTNKYSSQFGGGSQYAYFHEEDETSFQLVDTARTQKTAYQRNRMRFAQRNLRRDKDRRNMLQFNLQTLPKSAKQKERERIRLQKKFQKQFGVRQKWDQKSQKPRDSSVEVRSDWEVKEEMDFPQLMKMRYLEVSEPQDIECCGALEYYDKAFDRITTRSEKPLRSIKRIFHTVTTTDDPVIRKLAKTQGNVFATDAILATLMSCTRSVYSWDIVVQRVGSKLFFDKRDNSDFDLLTVSETANEPPQDEGNSFNSPRNLAMEATYINHNFSQQCLRMIHCDLFFKYLCTRTLTVSELGIQQPAKVATLQELCYNGGGKTVNPEYTHVVGKERYNFPNPNPFVEDDMDKNEIASVAYRYRRWKLGDDIDLIVRCEHDGVMTGANGEVSFINIKTLNEWDSRASTPTRAKPARLCLHPHQITPPPASANILCGGAARLPCKNPSSPHSMW, encoded by the exons ATGGCAAAGTTCATGACACCCGTGATCCAGGACAACCCCTCAGGCTGGGGTCCCTGTGCGGTTCCCGAGCAGTTTCGGGATATGCCCTACCAGCCATTCAGCAAAGGAGATCGGCTAGGAAAG GTTGCAGACTGGACGGGGGCCACATACCAAGATAAGAGGTATACAA ATAAGTACTCCTCTCAGTTTGGAGGTGGAAGTCAGTATGCTTACTTCCATGAGGAGGATGAAACTAGTTTCCAGCTGGTGGATACAGCGCGCACACAGAAGACCGCCTACCAGCGGAATCGGATGCGATTTGCACAG CGGAACCTCCGCAGAGACAAGGATCGACGGAACATGTTGCAGTTCAACCTGCAGACCCTGCCTAAGAGCGCCAAGCAGAAGGAGAG GGAACGCATACGACTGcagaaaaaattccagaaacaatTTGGAGTGAGGCAGAAATGGGACCAAAAATCACAG AAGCCCCGAGACTCCTCAGTGGAAGTCCGCAGTGACTGGGAGGTGAAGGAGGAGATGGACTTTCCGCAGTTAATGAAGATGCGCTACTTGGAAGTGTCAGAGCCCCAGGACAT CGAGTGCTGCGGGGCCCTGGAATACTACGACAAAGCCTTCGACCGCATCACCACGAGGAGCGAGAAGCCGCTGCGTAGCATCAAGCGCATCTTCCACACGGTCACCACCACGGACGACCCCGTCATCCGGAAG CTGGCAAAAACTCAGGGGAACGTGTTTGCCACCGATGCCATCCTGGCCACACTGATGAGCTGTACCCGCTCCGTGTATTCCTGGGACATCGTCGTCCAGAGAGTCGGGTCCAAGCTGTTCTTTGACAAGAGGGACAACTCTGACTTTG ACCTCCTGACGGTGAGTGAGACAGCCAACGAGCCCCCGCAAGATGAAGGCAACTCCTTCAACTCACCCCGCAACctggccatggaagcaacctacatcaACCACAACTTCTCCCAGCAGTGCTTGAGGATG ATACATTGTGAccttttcttcaaatatctgtGTACAAGGACGCTCACTGTTTCggagctggggatacagcaaCCAGCCAAAGTTGCAACCCTTCAGGAGCTTTGTTACAACGGAGGAGGAAAGACAGTAAACCCTGAGTACACACATGTTGTG GGGAAGGAAAGATACAACTTCCCCAACCCAAACCCGTTTGTGGAGGACGACATGGATAAGAATGAGATTGCCTCTGTGGCCTACCG TTACCGCAGGTGGAAGCTCGGAGACGACATTGACCTTATCGTCCGCTGTGAGCACGACGGCGTCATGACTGGCGCCAACGGGGAGGTGTCGTTCATCAACATCAAGACCCTCAACGAGTGGGACTCGAGG